The bacterium genome segment TCCCCGGCGCCGATCGCGAGGGAACCGACACCGGATGCCTGCTTTGGCCAAGACCAGTCGAAATCCCAGCGCCCGCTTCGCTCCGCGCCTCGGTGGTCTCGCGGTCGGCTGCGTGCTGCTCGCGGGAGCGCTGCCGGCCGCAGCGATCGACGGTCGTCTCGACGTGCGCCAGACCCACCAGGAAGGTCGCAGCGGCACTCTCGCCTACCAGACCGACAACCTGCGCGAGGTCTACTCCCTCGGGGAACGGGCCAGCCTCACGTCGCGCCTCTATTTCTCCCTCGACGCCCTGGTGCGGCGCGAATCCCTCGAGTCGACCTCGCTCTTCGCGACGACCACGTCCGACCGCACCTCGCTGCTGCCCAACGCCACGCTCACCTACCGCACGGACCACCACCGCCTCGGCCTGACCGGTCGCGCCACGCGCACGGACCAGGTGCGCACGGGGCAGGCCGATCAGCGCGACGAGTACCTCGACGCCACCGCCTGGTACAACGGCACCTGGGCCACCTGGCAGCTCGACGCCTCGGTCCAGGAAACGGCCTCGTGGCGCTACGCCGTGGGCAGCGACCGCGAGAACCGCGAGCACAACCTGGGCGCCACCGCCATCTGGGACATGTCGCCCCGCGACCAGTTCTCGTACCGCTTCGCGCGCTCCCGGCAGGACGCCGAATCTCAGGGCGTCCATACGACCTTCACCACGAACAACGCCCAGTACCGGGGCGACCACGGCTTCGCCGACGGGCGGGGCCGTTTCTCGGTCCACGCCCTGGCCAACCACTTCCGGCAGCAGGATCGCCGCGACGACCAGTTCAGCCTCGTCTACGTGCCGCCGGCCCTGGGCAGCTACACCCTCGACGACACGCCCGAATCCCTCGATCCGCTCGAGGACGACCCCGTGGCCGTGCCCGACCTCATCGACAACGACCGCGACACGCCGACGGCCGTCGACCTCGGCGACAACGCGTCGGTGGTGCGCGAGTTCGGCGGCGACTACCGCAACATCGCCCTCGATTTCGGCGAACCCCGCGAGGTCTCCGAACTGCGGCTGTACGTCGACCGGCGGGTCGACTTCCCCGGCCTGATGCAGTGGCTCGTCTACGCCAGCGACGATCCGGACGGCCGCGACTGGAGCGCCGGTCCCCCGCGGTCGGCGTACACGGTCAGCTACTTCGAGAACGAGACCGGACGGCAGGGCTGGCTCGTGCGCTTCACGAGTCCCGTCTCGCATCGGCGCTTCAAGCTGGTGAACGTGAAGATCGGTCCGGTCGCACCGGATCTCTTCGTCACGGAATTCGAACCCTGGGCCACGTCCGTCGGCACCACGCCCGACCGCACCTCGTCGGTGCTCAATGCGCGCGTGAACGCCCAGGCCGAATACGACCTGACGCGGCGGCTGACGGCGCGTCTGTCCACCAACATCAACAACCGCTACTACGACGAGGACGAACGCGACCTGCGCGGCCTGGCCTGGGTGGCCGGCCTGACCCAGCGCTGGGACACCTGGACCCTGATGGGCCAGTACGAATCGCACACGCTGCGCGGCGAGACCCGGCAGGACACCAAGTCCAATTCGCAGCTCGTCTCCCTGACCCGCACCGGCGACCGGAACCTGATCCCGCGCTTCAGCTGGAATCGCACCGTGGACGAGAGCTTCATCAACCAGCACGAGACGAACAACTTCACCGGCGACGTGACGTGGCGCATCGCCCCCCTGCTGGTGTTCTTCCAGAAGGTCAGCTACGGCCTGCGCGACGATCCCACCCTCACCGCGACCGCCAGTTCCTGGGTGCTCGTGTCCGAGCTGCGGGGCACGCCGCGGCCGAGCGTGCGCTTCGAGCTGCGCCGCTCCGACCGCTGGGTCAGCGAGGAGGCCGCGGCCGACTACCGCACCTTCAACGACACCGAACTGAACGTCTCCTGGTCGCTGCTGCCGCTGCTCCAGCTGTCGAGCCAGGCGGTGTACCAGCAGCGCGAGGAAGACGACTGGTTCTACCGCAACACCCTGACCTGGACGCCGCTCACGGGCGGCTCCATGCTCTTCCGCTTCTTCGTGAACCACCAGGAGGACACGCGCACCGACTACCGGCAGCGCGGCGGCGGCGCGAGCGTCACGTGGCGCCCCCGTCCGCGCCTGGACCTGTTCGCGAGCGTGGACAAGAGCATCGTCGACCAGCTCGGCGAGCGGAACGATCCGCTCAGCTACACCCTGCGGGGCGCTTGGAGTTTCTAGGGCGTCGCCGGCAGGGCGACGCGGACACCGGAGGGCCCTGGGCCCGGGAGGAACTGAGGATGAGGACCCTGATCACCGCCACCGTGGCCGTCGCCCTGCTGCTGGGGAGCCTGGCCGGCTGCTCCCCCGGCACCTCGTCGTACGTGCGGACCGACGTCGACTTCAGCTTCATCGGCACGGTCGCCGTCTATCCCTTCCGCAACCTCACCCAGGACGTCCATGCGGCGCCCCGCGTGCAGTCGATCTTCCTCTCGGAGCTGCTGCAGCAGGATGCGGTCCGCGTCCTCGAAGCCGGTCAGGTGCTCGATGCCATGGTGCAGCTGCGTCTCGGCCCCGACTCCGAGCCCACGCCCGCCCAGATGCAGGAACTCGGCAAGCTCACCGGCGCCGACGCCATCTTCTTCGGCACCGTCGAGGAGTACGGCCTGGACCGCACCGGCGGGGACGCCGCCTACGCCGTGACCGCGCGCTTCACCCTGGTCGAGACACAGACGGGCGCCCTGGTCTGGAACGCCCAGTCCCGCGCCGACGGCGGCAGCCTGTGGCGCAGCCTCTTCGGCGGCAGCTCCGCCTCCCTGTACGACGTGGCCCGCCGCGTCGTGCGCGACGCCCAGGAGACCCTGTTCTGATGCGCGGACGTCGGGGCATGACCGTGGTCCTGTGCGCCGTCCTGCTGGGGTCGGCGGCGGTCCCGTGCGCGGCGCGGGCCCAGGCCGCTGCGCCGGCCGATTTTCTGGCCGGACCGGCCACGGCGGTCCTCTTCTTCGTGGAGGGCCAGCCCCACGCCGGCATGCCCGCCGCGGTGGCCCGGATGCGCCGCTTCACCCTCGCCCGCACGGCCACCCTGCTGGCCGAGGCCGGCCGCCCCGTGGTCGAGTCCGGGCGCCTCGATGGCCCGCGCCGCGAGTGGCGGGTGCGCAGCGGCATGAATGTCGGCGCCGGGTTCCTCGACGCCTGCCGCCGCGACGCCGGTGCCGCGGAACTCGTGCTGCTGACCCTCGTGAGCCGCCCCGAACGGCTGGTCCTGATGGGCCGCCTGATCGGCTGCGCCGACGGCTCGCTGCGCGCCGTCGCCATCGCCGAGGGCGACGTGCCCCGCGCCACCGCGAACGCCGCCCTGGCCGCCGTGGGCGACACCACGGCCGCCCCGACCTTCGACGACCCCGCCGATCGCGCCTGGCAGCGGGATCTGGCCGACCTCGCGGCCGCGGTCGTCGCCGAGCTCCTGACGCCCCGCGCCGTGACCGCCGACGACGTGATCCTCTTCCTGCCGGCCAGCGGCGTCGGCACCAACGCCGACGCCGATCTCGCGGCCACCCACCTGTACCTCAGGGGCGCGCTGGCCGAGAACCGCTGGCGCATCGTCGATCCGGCGGTGGCCGTGGTCGCCCTGCAGACGGCCGGCCTGCAATCGCGCTGGGTGGGCGCGGAGGCCCGGCGGCTGCTCGAGAAGGACTTCGGCGCGCGCAGCGTCATCCTTTCCGAGCTCATTTCGTTCGACGCCACCCGCCGTGGTCCCGCCAGCGTCACGGTCGCCTTCGACGCCGCCCCGAGCCTGGCCATCCGGGACTTCCTGCTCTCGCTGCGCCTGGTCGACCTGCGCACCGGCGGCATCATCGCCGCCGACCAACTCTTCGTGGACACATCCCGGCGGGCCGGCTGGTTCGGTCGCCGTTTTCACCGCACCCTGCTGCAGGAGATCGACATCGCTTCGCGCGAGCTCTGGCAGGACTTCCTGAAGGACCTGGAGGACAACTGACATGACCCGCACTCTCGCTCGCCTCGTCGTCGCCGGACTCGTGCTCGTGGCCGCCCTGCCGGCCGCCGCCGCCGCGAACGACGCCCGCCCCATCGCCATCGTCGGCGAGGACACGCTGACGACGACGGACGTCCGGATCGAGCTCGGCCTGATGAAGCAGCGCCGCCAGGACGACGGCCCCACCATGCGGCCCGAAGCCGCCCAGGTGCTGCGCCGTCTGGTCCAGAACCGGCTCGTGATCCAGGAGGGCTACCGCATGGGTCTGCAGGACGAGTTCGTCGTGGCCAATCCGGTCAAGGAGTTCGTCATGACCCGGGCCATGGCCGCCTACCTCGACTCGGTCGCGCTGAGCGTCCCCGCCGACCAGGCCCACGACTACGAGGTCCGGCGCCTGGCCGTCGCCGACCACATGCGCGACCTCTACGCCATGTACCACGTGCAGGTCGACTCGAGCGTGCTCGCCAGCCTCGACTACGGGCGCGACGACGACGCGTACCAGCAGCAGCTGCGGGAGGATCCCCGGGTCCTGGCCGTCGTGCCCAAGGGCACCCTCACCGTGGCCGGCTTCTCGCGCATCATGCGCTTCAAGGAGTACCACGGCCTGGTCGGCAAGCCCGACGCCGCCGAGCGCCGCGACGAGGTCTTCCGCAACTGGGTCGCCGAGGCCACCCTCGCCCACCACCTCCAGCTGCAGGGCACCCTCGAGCGGCCGCCCTTCACCCTGATGCAGGAGCGCTTCGAACGCGATCTGGTGCTGCAGGAAGCCCTGCGCGTCCTGCTCGAATTCGACTTCGCGCCGAGCGACGACGAGGTGCAGGCCTTCTACGAGGAGAACATCGCCGAGTACACGCCGCCGGCCATGGTGAGGATGGCCTCGCTGAAGGTCGCCAACGCGGAGCAGGCCGAGCGGCTGCGCGAGAAGGTCCTGGGCGGCACGCCCATCGACTGGCTGCGCAAGA includes the following:
- a CDS encoding peptidyl-prolyl cis-trans isomerase — translated: MTRTLARLVVAGLVLVAALPAAAAANDARPIAIVGEDTLTTTDVRIELGLMKQRRQDDGPTMRPEAAQVLRRLVQNRLVIQEGYRMGLQDEFVVANPVKEFVMTRAMAAYLDSVALSVPADQAHDYEVRRLAVADHMRDLYAMYHVQVDSSVLASLDYGRDDDAYQQQLREDPRVLAVVPKGTLTVAGFSRIMRFKEYHGLVGKPDAAERRDEVFRNWVAEATLAHHLQLQGTLERPPFTLMQERFERDLVLQEALRVLLEFDFAPSDDEVQAFYEENIAEYTPPAMVRMASLKVANAEQAERLREKVLGGTPIDWLRKNDDTVIDGPPPFPTDFYAPEKLNIAPENVEAGYVPNAYQVPSGWVVARVEEVQAPTPRPLASCRNEVLSHLKAARTRDLMITIIDRLEEATPVTVMPDAEASVAAVIEEFIADQRDDDSAPADGAPATATPASPGQEG
- a CDS encoding DUF799 family lipoprotein; its protein translation is MRTLITATVAVALLLGSLAGCSPGTSSYVRTDVDFSFIGTVAVYPFRNLTQDVHAAPRVQSIFLSELLQQDAVRVLEAGQVLDAMVQLRLGPDSEPTPAQMQELGKLTGADAIFFGTVEEYGLDRTGGDAAYAVTARFTLVETQTGALVWNAQSRADGGSLWRSLFGGSSASLYDVARRVVRDAQETLF